In Cololabis saira isolate AMF1-May2022 chromosome 14, fColSai1.1, whole genome shotgun sequence, a single genomic region encodes these proteins:
- the LOC133459813 gene encoding unconventional myosin-XIX: MSSADDRRNGFNNDEESRVKRVIKKVHSPHQPLNDSLGGGIQTFLIDEDQLHTYDDLTKVNPVTPTTVLKCLQARYSVKVFYTHAGCTLVALNPFQPIPDLYSLDVMKEYHCAPQPQEFKPHIFIVAEEAYRNVQGQVEPVNQSLVVSGESGAGKTWTSRCLMKYYATVAASSSVAKSQDTVERIERRVLDSNPIMEAFGNACTLRNNNSSRFGKYIQLQLDRHQLLVGASVQTYLLEKTRVTCKPAEERNFHIFYQMMRGGTDEQKKEWMMSQDQSFVWLPNSEKELEEDDFHETVEAMVHLGVKEESQRQIFRILAGILHLGNVSFSSSADESKPCDLAERSEGFLQRASELLGVAAEELLPCLRVRTLKAGKQSVLKPCPQAECSVRRDCLAKVIYAQLFEWLVLFINKSICADQATWCNFIGVLDVYGFECFQINNLEQLCINYANEKLQQHFVAHYLRAQQDEYVSEGLKWSFIKYQDNQSCLDLIEGSPVGVFSLLNEESRLNRASDAKVLRTRLEKELCDNTNISWDKFSKVPHFAVAHYAGKVNYQIEGMVEKNKDPVPPELVRLLQNSDNLLLCQIFTDKDTENLPSKGLSKVTVVSKFKNSLESLMKVLHTTTPHYTRCIKPNPDCKPLMFKKEEVIMQLEACGIVETIHISAAGFPIRIPFESFVQRYGLISKYSKSGSPSVDREAEGKSTLQQEVKKLLSVALQHQSCDDHVSLVHCGKTKVFLTQAMLDLLEDQRRRILSQCAFSIQCCWLRHQRCRRLASRQSATLIQAAVRSWLVRKKVRRWNKSAAVIQNSWKRWRTMLKSLAEAELDDPKDLEEEEVPVLNPVVRERGSVQLSSIPEPVPVSGWPMGLALASAPSITMSLTASGFQKIVSVMTSLNLPSRKGLYKVETNQYKQGLASIRAQPKGSVKLHYQRSPLLYADRQPDLKSDVTGFNEILLEKTL, translated from the exons atgaGTTCTGCGGACGACCGACGCAATGGGTTCAACAATGATGAAGAATCGAGG GTGAAGAGAGTCATCAAAAAAGTCCACTCTCCTCATCAACCCCTAAACGATTCACTGGGGGGGGGGATTCAGACCTTCCTCATTGATGAAGACCAACTCCACACGTATGATGACCTTACCAAAGTCAACCCAGTGACCCCGACAACAG TGCTAAAATGCCTGCAGGCCAGGTACAGTGTGAAGGTATTTTACACCCATGCTGGCTGCACCTTGGTGGCTCTCAACCCCTTCCAGCCCATCCCGGACCTTTACTCTCTGGATGTGATGAAAGAATATCACTGCGCTCCTCAGCCTCAG GAGTTCAAACCACATATCTTTATTGTGGCAGAAGAAGCCTACAGGAATGTTCAGGGCCAGGTAGAGCCAGTGAACCAGTCCTTGGTGGTCAGTGGTGAAAGTGGAGCTGGAAAG ACATGGACGTCTCGCTGCCTGATGAAATACTACGCCACTgtggctgcctcctcctcagTGGCCAAGAGTCAGGACACGGTGGAAAGGATAGAGAGAAGAGTGTTGGACTCCAACCCTATAATGGAAGCTTTCG GCAATGCATGCACGCTAcgaaacaacaacagcagtcGCTTTGGAAAGTACATCCAGCTGCAGCTAGACAG GCATCAGCTGTTAGTTGGCGCTTCAGTCCAAACGTACTTGCTGGAGAAGACCAGGGTCACCTGCAAGCCGGCCGAGGAGAGGAACTTCCACATCTTCTACCAG ATGATGAGGGGGGGCACGGATGAGCAGAAGAAAGAGTGGATGATGTCACAGGACCAGAGTTTCGTTTGGCTGCCAAATTCTGAAAAAGAACTTGAGG agGATGATTTTCATGAAACTGTGGAGGCAATGGTTCATCTGGGAGTCAAAGAAGAAAGTCAAAGACAAATATTCAGG ATTTTAGCAGGGATTCTGCATTTGGGGAATGTGAGTTTCTCTTCTTCAGCGGATGAATCCAAGCCTTGTGACCTTGCTGAAAGATCTGAAg GCTTCTTGCAGAGAGCTTCTGAGCTACTGGGTGTCGCTGCTGAGGAGCTTCTGCCTTGTTTGAGAGTGAGGACTCTGAAGGCGGGGAAGCAAAGCGTGCTCAAGCCGTGCCCCCAGGCAGAGTGCAGCGTGAGGAGAGACTGCCTGGCCAAGGTCATTTATGCCCA ATTATTTGAATGGCTGGTTCTGTTCATCAATAAGAGCATCTGTGCGGACCAAGCCACATGGTGCAACTTCATAG GAGTCTTGGATGTGTACGGCTTCGAGTGTTTTCAAATCAATAACCTGGAGCAGCTGTGCATCAACTACGCCAATGAGAAACTGCAGCAGCACTTTGTGGCTCATTATCTCAGGGCTCAGCAG GATGAATACGTGTCAGAGGGGTTGAAGTGGTCCTTTATCAAATACCAAGACAACCAGAGTTGTCTGGATCTTATAGAAGGAAGTCCTGTCGGTGTGTTTTCTCTTCTTAATGAG GAGAGTCGTCTTAATCGAGCCTCAGATGCAAAAGTGTTGAGGACTCGTCTGGAGAAGGAGCTGTGTGACAACACAAACATCAGCTGGGACAAGTTCAGCAAGGTCCCACACTTTGCTGTGGCCCATTATGCAGGCAAAGTGAACTACCAGATAGAGggcatggtggaaaaaaacaag GACCCGGTGCCACCGGAGCTTGTCAGGCTGCTTCAGAACTCTGACAACCTCTTGCTTTGCCAAATCTTCACCGACAAAGACACTGAGAACCTACCTAGCAAGGGGCTCAGTAAAGTCACTGTGGTCTCCAAGTTCAAG AACTCACTGGAGAGCCTGATGAAGGTCCTGCACACCACGACTCCTCACTATACTCGCTGCATCAAACCCAACCCTGACTGCAAGCCACTGATGTTTAAAAAGGAAGAG GTTATCATGCAGTTGGAGGCTTGTGGGATCGTGGAGACAATTCATATCAGCGCTGCTGGTTTTCCAATCAG GATTCCCTTTGAAAGCTTCGTGCAGCGGTATGGACTGAtttcaaaatattcaaaatcGGGGTCTCCCAGTGTTG ATCGGGAGGCTGAGGGCAAAAGCACGCTTCAGCAAGAAGTAAAGAAACTCCTCAGTGTGGCGTTGCAACATCAGTCCTGTGATGACCACGTTTCATTGGTGCATTGTGGAAAGACGAAGGTTTTTCTCACCCAAGCTATG CTGGATTTGCTGGAGGATCAAAGGAGGAGGATCCTGTCTCAGTGTGCCTTCTCCATTCAGTGCTGCTGGCTACGACATCAGCGCTGCAGACGCCTCGCCAGCAGGCAGTCTGCTACTTTGATCCAAGCAG CGGTGAGATCCTGGCTGGTCAGGAAGAAGGTCAGGAGATGGAACAAATCAGCTGCAGTGATCCAGAACTCCTGGAAGAGGTGGAGG ACCATGTTGAAATCCTTGGCCGAGGCAGAACTCGATGATCCAAAGGACcttgaggaggaggaagttCCAGTATTGAACCCGGTTGTGAGGGAACGAGGCTCGGTGCAGCTCTCCAGCATCCCGGAGCCTGTCCCGGTGAGCGGGTGGCCCATGGGTCTGGCTCTGGCCTCTGCTCCGTCCATCACCATGTCTTTGACGGCCTCAGGCTTCCAGAAGATAGTTTCTGTGATGACCTCCCTCAACCTGCCATCCAGAAAAGGACTGTACAAGGTGGAGACCAACCAGTACAAGCAGGGACTTGCTTCCATACGGGCTCAGCCCAAG GGATCAGTAAAGCTGCACTACCAGCGATCTCCACTTCTGTATGCGGACAGGCAACCAGACCTGAAGAGTGACGTGACGGGATTCAATGAAATCCTGCTCGAGAAAACATTGTAA
- the znhit3 gene encoding zinc finger HIT domain-containing protein 3 translates to MQICNVCSEHTPKYRCPVCKIRYCSLGCYKRHKDTCLPDEKSASVSASKDASSTVPAEPWSVEDLQNYDDIIDRVPLPKLQLLGQSKELRDLLCNPHLRQLLRSVDSADSKDEAMKAAMQEPLFVEFSDQCMKVIENESETLSHNDDDF, encoded by the exons ATGCAAATATGTAATGTGTGCAGTGAACATACACCAAAATACAGGTGTCCAGTCTGCAAAATAAGATA TTGTTCACTTGGCTGCTACAAGAGGCATAAAG ACACGTGTCTACCTGATGAGAAgtctgcatctgtgtctgcatCCAAAGATGCTTCAAGCACTG TCCCTGCAGAGCCGTGGAGTGTTGAGGATCTTCAGAATTATGATGACATCATTGACAGGGTGCCATTGCCCAAGCTCCAGTTGTTGG GTCAGTCAAAAGAACTAAGAGATCTCCTTTGCAACCCCCATCTGAGACAGTTGCTTCGCTCTGTTGACAGCGCAGACAGCAAAGACGAAGCAATGAAGGCTGCCATGCAGGAGCCTCTGTTTGTTGAATTTTCAGATCAGTGTATGAAAGTTATTGAAAATGAAAGTGAAACATTAagtcacaatgatgatgattttTGA